Sequence from the Rutidosis leptorrhynchoides isolate AG116_Rl617_1_P2 chromosome 3, CSIRO_AGI_Rlap_v1, whole genome shotgun sequence genome:
agtTTCTATTTCTAGTTTCTAGTTTCTAGTTTCTAGTTTCTATTTCTAGTTTCTAGTTTCCAGTTTCTAGTTTCTATTTCTAGTTTCTAGTTTCTATTTCTAGTTTCTAtttcttttctatttttttataCTAAATGTGATGGGCGTTTGTGTAGTTTTAGTTGTATTggaatgtagttttgagtttgcgttcacactacatacAGGCACTCAACTTTACgtatatttacacaacgacccctcaagtttacactttctcaggggttaaaagtgtaactatataatttaattaaaataaaagaaactaattctacCCGAATTTATAACCGGCCCTATCTTCAGGCTTGGTGCGAGTTacattttttcgagaccaccgttcaattacgaaaaatcttaccaacccaacgggactaactatacgcgaaacggacaattttttaaaaaaacgctaaacacgacACCCCGTATCTTCTCACTCGCCTCGAGTTAAATATTTTCGatggcagcgtcagactcgaaataattttatgaacaaaacgaaactaaccacgttcaaaacggacactttttaaaaaatgttaaacacaacgacaacccgtatctttctgctcgccgcgagttaaatttttccgacagcaccgttacactcaaaaaaatttattgaacaaaacaaaactaactacgttcgaaacggatactttttaaaaaacgcttaacacaacgacatctaaaacggcgcttaacacatgggtcgtgttctcctctgtaaatacacaacgctacgttaaatatgaatacgcagcccgaaaGTCCCGGCCGCAACGCGCGGACCGGTCCGGACTAACTAGTTAACCATTTAAAATGTGTACCATATATTCTGTCAAAAGGTGCAATTTTGGTCCTTACAAAAAACAAATCAGGGAAACCCCAAGGCCCCACTTGTACTATTTTAAATGAATTGCACGTCTCACAAATAAATAAATTACACATGTAGTCTCTTATTTATTACTCGTAATATTCAATATCTTCTCTATTTTAACAAATTTATTAAGTTACAGTAACATATTTATACGTAGTATTTTTAAATTCAAATATCATACGAAGTAATGGAGTATATTATTAACTAGATGAAGGGAAAAGTCATATAATTCGATGGCATATCTTGTCTTGATGTATTAATATTAGTGTGAAATTATTAATCTGTCAAATGGATCATGAAATATATTGACAATATTAAGCTGTTATTTTATGTATCGGCAAGTTTACTACTCCCTCCGTTTTAGAATAATTGTTTCGAAAATAAACACAATTTAAAAAATTATTATCACACtgtattttttctgtattttttcTAACTTTACAGTTTTACCGTTAATCAATAAATTAAAAACACACTcacttttgtaatttaattaattcattaggaaaatattgtaaactttactaaatttacttttaatatatgGAATTTGACAATTAATATGAGACATCTCGGAAAAAAATACTGGACAATTAATCTGAGACGAAGAGAGTAATATTTTGACAAAATTTCATGCACTTTTTATAATCCGAACGCTTTCAATAAAAATTTCGCCCCCCGTGAAATATATTCCTGGTTCCGCCACTGTTTGCACAAGGCCGaaaataatttcaattttatttttgcgCAAAAAAAGGATTAcgtgttcaaaaattttaaaattgaggtaatcttCGTCAAATTCATTAAAGATCGTTAGTCAAAATTACACGATTAGACCTTGAAGTTTCTTAAAAATTGTACacatcatcctcttcatcatctttatcaccATCTTCATTCCCATTATCATCTTAGCTATAAATCCACTTATTTTCATAACTATAAATCAATAAATAAAAACACACTTATCATCTTCATTATAAACTACATGATTACAATAACAAATAAAAACAAGAATCAAATTAGGAATACATTTACGGAGTATACACGCACGTTAGTAAGATTGTGAAGTCACTCCCCACTAGGGATGTCTGATGCTGACAAAAAAGAAAAAAAGTTACTCCGCATTTCATAATGCTTACAAAAAATGGGTACTTACAAAAGTTGAAACCCACCTCCAAATCGATCGAAACAACATCAAGGACTAGCGATGAACACTTTTCAGTAACAATCTTccatcaaaacaacaacaatttGTGAATTGAAGCATGAACAACTAGCGTCATTTTTTATGAACTCAATTCAAACTCGAGCTCTAGCATGTTTTTGATAAAGATTTCTACATGAAACTCGCTTAAAATCATCAAACGAATGCTCGTTCATAAGTTTTAACTCCTGAAATCTACACAATCTCTTCAATTAATTTGTTGACCGAACACCTTCGAACTTTGACCAACAGATCTAAGAATCTTTTGTTGAATCTCAGTCCGATCTAATGCTTCAGATAGCTTGAATGAGTGATTAAGAACTAGAAACTAGGctcaaatcgatctgaaactcgctGAATTGTTTCGAAGACTAGTACTACTTGAAGTAGCGGTTAGTAACGAACTCGATTTCAATCTCTACGATTCTGTAACTGTCAATCGAAACTAATGATTCATGAGGCTTCGGTTTCTGATGTAGAATACAAATATGATATCAGTTTTTATTGAAGATCATCAAATGTTTTGAAGTTAAGTTTTGTATTCATGATGAAGATGAGTGACGTAGTAGAATAGGTAGAATTTTATTTTCTGAATTTAATATTCGAATATGTAATATGAAAGTGAATTAAATTCAGAAATATGTTTTGGTGATTTTGTGTTgttgtttgtattttttttagattCTTTTGATGAAGAGGACGATGGGTGCAATTTTTAACAAACTTCAGGGACCAATCGTGTATTTTTGACTAACGgtcgttaatgaatttgacgaagattacttcaattttaaaatttttgaacacgTAATTCTTCATTTTCGGGATTGTGcaaattgggggttaccttgattgtcaaattgggtaacttatgttacctttttggGTCATTTGCCCTTTTTTTAAATAGCAAACACACACCTTTTTGTCCATAACGTAACTCGAACTCACAACCCCAAGGTTAATGAGTTTTCTGGATATGTGTAGGCCTGAAGCACTTTAGTAAGTAAGTGTTTGGTGACCGTTTATGACACCACTTCAAGAGTTTACCGTAAACGAATAAGTTCAAAAGTTCAAATCTtttctttaataattcaaacttcaaTAGCATTACCATAACCCGTAAGGAACCGCAAATGTAAACCACAATTTACATCATCACCAGGGACAAAATTTATATCTACTCTAGTAGAAAGGGTAAAACTTTGATCATTTACCCTTTTTTATGATTTATTACTCTATCAATAACAGTACTAACACACCAAACATATTTACTTCAAAAACACATTGCGAAGGTGTTGCTTATTTGCTTCTAGCAAGATTTATTGATGCTTCTCTTTTTAAGATCCAAATTCTCTTGTTTAAGCAAATCAACACTAAAACTCAGTTGTCTTATTACTTCTCTTTTTTCTTCATCTTTTTCAACCAACATCTCTTTTTGAACCTCATTTTCTTCTTTAAGTCTCTCTATTTCTTCTCTCAAACTCATAATTTCTTCGTCAACTGATTCACTTGAAGATTCTTGATGATCATCGACGACGTCGGACTCATCGTCTTGATCATGATCAAAGCCAAATGACTCCGAAAATGTGTCATAGCATTTGTCCACATCAGAAGTTTGGTGTTGACTCAAATCACGAGTATCGGGGTCAAACTTGGCTGCTCGAGCGTACTGTAGAGCAAGTGCGCGATAGGAACGATAAAAATCCTCAAGGATGGTGATAAGTTCGGGGCGTTTCTTGTAGTACATCTCTGCACGTTTGGCAAACGAATCTGCATCTTCTTCGATCAATTTCAGCATTGTTTCCGTCTTTTCATCCAATTCTGTCAATCATATGGTTCATATTATATTAAAGTCACTCGTAAAAACATGTCATTTTTACTAGACTCAAAGCGAAGTTGTTATCACAGTCGTTACTACAAACTGGGACAGAACCACATAAACATTCAagtatgtacgtaaattttattaAAAACGGGAAACATAGTACGTTTTTTCTATTTAGGTTACCCGAAGGAGAACTAGTTTTTTCTTTTTCAGATAAGGTTTGAATCTGAAACTTCTTATGATAGAAATCAAAATGTTGACCCCTGGGTCATCTTGACAGAACAAAATGGGCAAAAGATTCGAACGtttaacctataaatgacctaagaTGTACGAAATCCGAATAAACAAACTCGGATTTAAAAAAAGCACAAAAACAAACAAAAAACGCACCTGCAAGAGTGGATTGGAGCCATGGGGACTTTTTTGTGATACTATTGTTGTGACTATCAAACCACCACCAGTAAGAAGACAACTTATTCTCTGATTCCACCATTTTCTAATTTCTACCTTCACAAATATACCAATTTGCTTAATTAGAAAAACTAAAATTTCTAAATTCAGAACTACTACAGACTCGTATCTACGCCACGTCATCATAACCGGTGCCACCTCATCAACTCACATGTTATAGACAGGAACATACACGATACAATTCAGACGTTAATTACATACAACAGAACGTTTATAATccattttaattttatataattctCTCTTCACTATGTAACTaaccaacttttttttttttaggtgCCACGTCATCATAACCGGTGCCACCTCATCAACTCACATGTTATAGACAGAAACATAGTCATACACGATACATCTAATATCAAGTATTCAGACGTTAATTACATACAACAGAACGTTATTTTTCCACTTTAATTTATATAATTCTCTCTTCACTATGTAATTGACCAACTTTTATTATGTGCCACGTCATCATAACCGGTGCCACGTCATCAACTCACATGTTATAGACAGAAACATACACGATACATCTAATTCAAGTATTCAGACGTTAATTACATACAACAGAACGTTATTTTTCCAGTTCAATTTTATATAAATTCTATCTCTTCACTATGTAATTAACCAACTTTTATCAATCTTGATAACCGAAGAATACACATTGAtttattaaagataataattaaACAATTATGTAATTCAATTATGTAATCAAAACAATATCTAATTCAATTATGAAGGTTCAGCTGCATTACCGAAATCCCAAATTTGCCTGTCGTAAATTCGATTCTGAAATTCGTGATTAACGCCTGCAGATACCAGAAACAAAAATCAGTCACAAAAATCAGAATACTAACAAATAGATTCTTAACAGAAAAAGGTAATAGTTATAGAATCAGAATACTCACACACAATGGATGAAGTTTTAGAAGAAGATTGTTAACTGTACGGAATTTATTCAAGATTGACGATATTATAGAGATAGACCTGACAATCGGTGATAGTATTTGTATCTATTTGAGATACGTAGTACTTTATAGCATATCAAAAAATCAGGTGTGTATCTAATGGGGCCCACGGTTAAGGCGGTTGGGGAGAGTGAAAACTAGGAGTTTCAAATGGATCGAATTGACGGTAATACCCATGGTGGCACGTGAAATGGCGCGAATAATAAGGTGGACCAGGTAAGGGTAGAATTGTCTTTGTCATCTTAACGGCTGTTTGGAGCGTCTAAAGGACTAAAAGAGTAAACTCATTATGATTCAAGAACCACTTTTCGTTAAAAAGGACAGCGAGCAATTAAAATTTATTATAGTTTTACCATATGGTAGAAGATTAATTGGCTCAAAAATTGATCACCTATATTTGAATTCTTCTTTTTTTAGTTCCATGTTATCAAGTTTAAGTAATGAGGTTGTAAAATACTTGCATTCCACACGTGCAATGTGATAGTGCAATGGTTGTGGTATAATTGAGTCGTAAGTGGATGAAAGTGTTTACGAATTTAGTATGTTATTTGAGTTGTAGTGTCGCTTATATAGTACTCCCTTATTTATTTTTATGGTATTCTAGTAAATTTTATTGAGTTGAAATAGGTTGTATGAATGTCAATTTCGTAATGTTTGATTGAAAATTTGTATAACATAATAACGATTGACAGTATAAATAAGGGTAAACCAATCAGTtcgattatttttaataattatgaaGACTGATGTCTCAATTTCGATTAGAACTAGTTAGCTACTAATTACTTGAACTAGTGAGTAAAGTAAAAATagataatatataaaaaatataaataatataatatattatataatataaagaaataaagaaATTCAATTAaagaaataaaataatataaaatttcaAATACAAATAACTGTTaaccattaaaaaaaaaattccagacagttaattttttttttttttttttgacatcagTTTGAGATTACCAACTACTCACGCGTTtatctcccgtagttgcataactCGTTCCCAACTACAGTCCTTGAGAAAACCCGGACGAATCCGAGAGCATGGCCGGTAAAAACCCCCCTCCTGGCTGCCCCGCACTAAGCGAGAGTACAATGTTGCAGCCCagtggagtcgaactcctgacctctcgctaagagagacaGGCAGCTACACAGTTAACTTAATTCGTAATACTTAAAAAGTTAAAAGATACGGAGTATTAAATATGTATCTACATCATGGCAAATATAACACCAGGCCAATTATAAGCAAAAGAATAGCCCTAACTAATTCAGTGGCTCAAATCCACGTCACCAGTCCCCGTATCAAACGACACACTTTCGCTACCTCCAAAAATCGGGCGCATATACTTATCATCAAACTTTCTCCAAAAGTCATGAACTGCATGTGTAGGACTGCCCAACAGCATCTTTAGACTCGGTCTGGTTGTTAGTGTTCTATGGTTTCCGTTTTCAGCTTCTGGATCATGATCACGATCATGTCCATTCGCTAGAAGCGGCAGTCTTGATGAGGTAGGGCTAGATGGTTGTGTTTCGTCTAAATGAGGATGCAACATCCTTATAATCGGCTTCGTCAGCAATCCAAATACCTTAACAGTCCAATAAACATGTtagaatagtaaaaaaaaaaataaaaaaaaaataaattataaaAAATGAAGCTTGGCTTCAAAATCTCAAATAATTGGTTATTGGTTATTGATAGTTAAAATGGGTATAATTCACTCATAAACATCTAAGTTTACCAAATATGTGATTTTGGACTCAATTTTGTTAGATTGATTTCTGGGTATCTCAAGTTTGTTAAGTGGCAGaataaagtttttcttatcatgatTGGAAAATCAGAAAAATATGAGCatagaagaaaaaaaattgatttcaaaaGAACTCAAATGAAGGTTAGTTAAACTGAAACGGATAAATGGTATATAGACGTATCTGAGTATACTAAACTtcacatttcaatatgttaatttcAGGTATCTTTACCGCCAGAAATAAATCTTTTGActgaattttaaaaaataaaaataaaaaaagataTAATGTTAAGTTATGAGATGTTATGGAGAATATTGGAGATGCTTACCACTGTACTAAAAAGAACAACAGTAATTGTGCTGGTGATTAAAAGTGCATTTGCAGGCTGAATGGTTTGTCCAGAGCCAGTAAACTGCGAATGAATCAAGAAACCAAACTCAATACATATTATTACTTTATTGTGTTTGAAGGTGCAGTAAGAATGAATTTTTGTTCAATAACTTTCATAATGCAAACATAAAGTAGAATGAATTTTTGTTCAATAACTTATTTTCAACAAACTTGTGTTTACCTTCTTGTAGGCAAGTGCAACAGATACAGCGCCTCGCATTAAACCAGCCCACCAAACTATAAACTGTAAAATAATATGATATAAAAACACTTGATCAAGTAATCAAAGATCAAGATACTATTTAATATTAAAAAGAAAACTTCAAACTTACTAACCTGCTGCTTAATACCGATCTTTTCATTACTTCCCCTTCGACTTAAATTAGATAAATACGAAAGAGGCAATATGAAACCCGCTCTTCCAACCATAATTAACACAAGAAGTATGCCACTTGCCCAAATAGATTTTCCAGGACtgcacaaataatatatatataaaacatgtaaacATGTGTCAATATGTATAAAATTTAGTCAAACAAGTAATTTATCATACGGGTTAACACCTTCAGAATCATTTTATCTAAAAAAACACATTTATAATATTAATGAAGATaattttttatatgtatttaatacatcACTGCCAGTATCAAAAACTATAATTCTTGACCCAAAACACTATCTGACCCATCACCAACCACACAAGCAGCAGCCAGTATTTCCAAATCTAAAACTGAATAAAGATAAGTTAAGGGATAAAATAACTTGAATCGGTTACCTGTCTGTTACAAACTGCCACTTTTCAACATCTAATGAGTCCATACCTACATATAAAAAGATAAACACTTCTGCGATGTATGAAATTGTCGCGAAAGAATGCCTGAAATCCAAATAAGCTGATGTGAATACTTTCAGTCTTTAAGCAGGATTAAAAAAATATTTCATTTTTCGAAGGGGATTTAATAAGTTTCCACACTCACTCAGTGGTAACTTGTGATTTATGAGTGACAGTATTCCATGCATAATGTGACATAACTATCCCACAAAAGAACACAGCGAGGATTCCACTTAAGTTACACACCTGAAAGGAAACAAAGCTAGATCTTATTTATCAAAAATGTATTTCAATTTTCAATACTATattcaaatgaaaaaaaaaaaaaaaagaaagaaaaaaaaaactagaaGACAAACCAGACAACTTGGTTGTGAATCTAACTGGTCAAAACTTATAAGTCATCCGAAGGATATTCAAATGGTTACAGCCTCTAAAATGATTATATTCAACAGAATCAAATTGATTAATAGttaattgaatttttttttgtAAAAGTATTGAGTACAATGCCTGCCTATTCATATAAGTAATaagaaaataaaatatatatatatatatatatatatatatatatatatatatatatatatatatatatatatatatatatatatagtggtaggatcaagagggaagtaaccattcggggggaagcggggggaagcaaaaacttttttttttttttttttcgttttttgaaaaaactttgttcacgaacattatagatgagatgaaaatatgaacatttagtagagacactttgtgataaatgtttttattttggcgggaaaacgctcgaagaagtaatatataacaattatcgtgtttttcgagcgtattttgagtttttagctattggggtttagatattagggtttagaaatttagggtttagatttagggtttagattgagtttttaacacgaacggtttagagtttagggtttggtgttttgggtttatggaataaacccaaaacaccaaaccctaaaccctaaactctaaatcgggctaaattttacttcacaaaacatgaagaaaaaaacgttcatattcttcacgaacaatattatcttgaatgttatttttgtcgatcgttttcccgcctaaataataacattcatcacgaagtgtctcttctaaatgttcatattttcgtgtgatcttgatgccggaaaaaaaaaattcaaaaaaaaaacgaaaaagaaaaatttgCTTCCCTcctcttccccccgattggttacttatatatatatatatatatatatatatatatatatatatatatatatatatatatatatatatataggggcaggatcaatggggaagtaaccaatcggggggaagcggggggaagcaaaattttttttttttttccgttttttttgaattttttttttccggcatcaagatcacacgaaaatatgaacatttagaagagacacttcgtgatgaatgttattatttaggcgggaaaacgatcgacaaaaataacattcaagataatattgttcgtgaagaatatgaacgttttttttcttcatgtattgtgaagtaaaatttagcccgatttagagtttagggtttagggtttggtgttttgggtttattccataaacctaaaacaccaaaccctaaaccctaaactctaaaccgttcgtgttaaaaacttaatctaaatcctaaaccctaaatttctaaaccctaatatctaaaccctacaaaccctaatatctaaaccctaatatctaaaccccaatagctaaaacctcaacatatgctcgaaaaacacgataattgttatatattacttcttcgagcgttttcccgccaaaataaaaacatttatcacaaagtgtctctactaaatgttcatattttcatcccatctataatgttcgtgaacaaagttttttcaagaaacgaaaaaaaaaaaaagtttttgcatcccccgcttccccccgattggttacttccctcttgatcctgccactatatatatatatatatatacagaaaataATGTTAGCAGGTCAAAACGAACTGTTTCGAGTCACACTAAGCGAGCACACAGTTTGACCCAAACCCATTCTGACATGCTACCCAGCCCACCACATCATGCAACCTCTAACTTACTGCCATACAAAGGTTAAACCTTTAAAGATGGTCGATCACTTACGTTAGCTGTAATGTACGAAAGGTAAGCCATTAGTAACATAAGAGCAACTTCACGGTCAGTTGAATTCTTGTCATGGTCAGTTGAGTTCCTGAAAATGTATGGGATTATTTATTCAAAGCTTATATGAACAGTATTCAATGAATAAAAAGAAAATTCAAACTAAATTTTAAAGAAAATGTTACATATCTTCATAAGTTAGAGTATGAATCCATAATCTAATTTAATAGATGATTTTTTACTCATATAAAAATGCAAATATCATATACATTCAGAACACTGAACTATGTAAGTAATATTAAACGCATACCTTCTATGAAATAAAGTTCTAATGATGAATGCGCATAACAGGCCAACCTACATATGCAAACGAAAGTCTGTTATATGATGACACGACACAAATATAAAGTTGACAAGGTTAAT
This genomic interval carries:
- the LOC139902626 gene encoding protein NETWORKED 3A-like, giving the protein MVESENKLSSYWWWFDSHNNSITKKSPWLQSTLAELDEKTETMLKLIEEDADSFAKRAEMYYKKRPELITILEDFYRSYRALALQYARAAKFDPDTRDLSQHQTSDVDKCYDTFSESFGFDHDQDDESDVVDDHQESSSESVDEEIMSLREEIERLKEENEVQKEMLVEKDEEKREVIRQLSFSVDLLKQENLDLKKRSINKSC
- the LOC139899358 gene encoding sodium/hydrogen exchanger 1-like translates to MTIASFGVIGTLISFAIISFGATQLFRKFDLGYLELKDYLALGAIFSATDSVCTLQVLNQEETPLLYSLVFGEGVVNDATSVVLFNAIMTFNLSDINPTVALSFGWSFLKLFVGSTFLGVFVGLLCAFIIRTLFHRRNSTDHDKNSTDREVALMLLMAYLSYITANVCNLSGILAVFFCGIVMSHYAWNTVTHKSQVTTEHSFATISYIAEVFIFLYVGMDSLDVEKWQFVTDSPGKSIWASGILLVLIMVGRAGFILPLSYLSNLSRRGSNEKIGIKQQFIVWWAGLMRGAVSVALAYKKFTGSGQTIQPANALLITSTITVVLFSTVVFGLLTKPIIRMLHPHLDETQPSSPTSSRLPLLANGHDRDHDPEAENGNHRTLTTRPSLKMLLGSPTHAVHDFWRKFDDKYMRPIFGGSESVSFDTGTGDVDLSH